The DNA segment AGATGATCTCTGTACAACTGAATCAATTTAAATATTCAGCACGTGAATATTAATTTTAACACTTATTAGCTGATGACCAATAAAATTATGACACGAATGATGAAGCATAAATTGTTCCGTTGTGATATTCACCTCTATACGCTGAGGACGTACAATCACagaagacaaacacacaaaagccAAGAAGAGATGACAAGAGGACGGATGAATCTTTATATTTCATAGTTCCTGAACTTCTTTAAAAGGCCTGAAGGAGCTTCAGCGGCCCAGCGGAACCTGTGATGCCAATAATCACctgtcaaacacacaaacattacaaCAGTCAATCACAACAATACTGGCtcattgtatgtttttatgattCTTTTCATCTTACTTGATGGCAGTTGACCAGAAGTTGTctcttcttgtttttctgatgGAGTGTCTTGATGTTCTGGGTCTTTGGGAGCTTCCAGCATCGGCTCCTTTTTACTCCGAACAGCCCAGTGCATCGACTGAACAGCCAGAGACACAACTGTCATTCTTACTGGGAGTTTTACTCATTTATTCAAGAATATCCCATCATTCCACTCACCATTTTAACCGAGTCACTGAGCGCTTGCCACTCGCTGAATGGGATTTTAATTTGACTTCTGAGCCAGAGATCATAATTCTTTCGTGTCTTCTCATCTGTCAGAACTTCTTTAGCTTCCTGTAACTTCTGAAACTCCTCAACtgcagcaaaacaaacaaacaaaagcaccTGACATACAGagaaatgctgtttttattatgaaataatgaatGTTGTGGAAATACCTGCTCTGGGATTTTCTGGGTGTTTGTCAGGGTGACAAGACAGAGCTCGAACTTTAAACTCATTAACAATCTGCTCCGTCtataacagagagagagagagagagagagagactttgaCTTTACACACACTTCTATTAGCCATACATACCACAAAACAATCTATTCAAGAGACATGAAAAgggggagaagagagagaaaagaagaaataagataaaatacataaataaatgaatttttaaaaaagtaaataaattagaaatgaaaaaataatgataataaaacggTGAACATCACCAATTAAACAATATTTCTGAATCTTAACAAAGTGACAATATAGCACCATTTACACACCATTTGAATTCAAATTCAAGCAAGTTATCAGTCATTTGAAAAAATCTGTGCTCGACCCTTATTCTTGATTCCACCAAAGCAGTAAATACCTTTCGCCCTTCAGCAGCTAGCCTGCCAGACCTCCATATGGCTAGTTTGGCTTGCCCAATAATGAAGTTAGCCACAGTACACTGTCGTATGTGTGCTCGTGAGTACTTGCAACCAAAAACAAAAAGTaccttattaaaaacaaaacccaaATCGCCGATTAATCTTTCTAACAAAGTAAATGGCGACACCAGTCTAAAACACTctgtgaaaacatgaaaaacagattCCAGTGCAGGACAGAAAGAGCAACCTGATGAAACATCCGGATTAAACTTGGAAACGTGAGTGTTGGTGGGCAAGAAAGATATAGATTTGGCAAGAAAACAcataaatgacatatttaagAATATAGCAAGAAAAGCTCACTTAAACAAAACTACAacactaaaacacaaaaatgcactaaacaaaacccttctgaGAAATGGTTTGACCATGACTGCAAGACATTAAGACGAGAGCTAAGATCTATTTCCaaccaaaaacacaaagacCCACACAACACAGAGTTACGCTTAAAACACTGTGAACTTctgaaaatatacaaaaacacactgagACAGAAGAAACTAGATTATTATAACAACACGCTTCAACAGATTGAAAATAACATTGATCAGAGTGGAACAGCTTAGGCTCCACAAAGTCACAAACACCAGCCATACAAGACGGTCAGATCTGGAAGGATCATTTTCAATCCCTCTGACTCTTCAAACAATCCTGATCAATTAAAAGTCCTTGAGAAACTGAACGCTCTTGAGTCATGTGTCAAAGATGACCAAAATGACCCAATAACCCTTCATGAACTGACAGAAAAACTGAATTCCCTCAAACATAATTAATCTTGTGGCCCTGATAACGTCAGAAATGATATGCTCAAATATGGCTCTCCTGAACTTCAGAATGCACTGTTGAAGTTTTTTAACATTATTCTGAGTTCAGGTGGTTTTCCTGAGGTCTGGAATACAGGCCTCATCTCTCCCGTCTTTAAAAGTGGAGACAGAACAGATCCCAATAACTACAGAGGAATCTGTGTCACCAGTAATGTGGGGAAGGTATTCTGTTCCACTATCAACTCTAGAATTTCATCTTTCCTAAAACAACATCGTATCATCAGCAAGGCTCAAACTGGCTTCCTTCCTAAACATCGAACGACTGACCATATCCACACACTACACACTTTTATAAATCAACACGTACACCAAATAAAGGGGGGTAAAATATTTGTATGCTTTATAGATTTTAAAAAGGCTTTTGACTCCATTTGGCATAAGggattgttttataaaatcaTTCAGAGTGGTATAGGGGGTAAAGTATATGACCTAATTAAAAACATGTATAATCATAACAAATGTGCAGTAAAAATTGGACAGCAAAGGACAGAATATTTTTCCCAACAGAGAGGAGTGAAACAGGGCTGCTGTCTTAGTCCAACGTTATTTAACATCTATATTAACGAATTGGCCGATCGACTGGACCAATCAGAATGCCCAGGACTCCCACTACATGATAAtgaagtaaaatatttattatatgcaGATGACTTGGTAATTCTGTCTAAAACACCTGAAGGCCTTCAGAACAACCTTGACATCTTATCCAAATACTGCCAGGACTGGAGCCTAGACGTGAATGTACAAAAAACCAAGATTTTGATATTTCAGAAGAAGCCCAGAAATCTAgaacaaaaacatatatttaccCTAAACAACACCAGACTTCAGCACTCTTCACAATATAATTATCTTGGTCTCGTCTTAACTCCATCAGGAAATTTCAATTCTGAATTCCT comes from the Triplophysa rosa linkage group LG9, Trosa_1v2, whole genome shotgun sequence genome and includes:
- the dnajc12 gene encoding dnaJ homolog subfamily C member 12 — its product is MESILNCRSEDLEDYYGLLGCDELSTTEQIVNEFKVRALSCHPDKHPENPRAVEEFQKLQEAKEVLTDEKTRKNYDLWLRSQIKIPFSEWQALSDSVKMSMHWAVRSKKEPMLEAPKDPEHQDTPSEKQEETTSGQLPSSDYWHHRFRWAAEAPSGLLKKFRNYEI